Within Quercus lobata isolate SW786 chromosome 5, ValleyOak3.0 Primary Assembly, whole genome shotgun sequence, the genomic segment TAATGAGGGTTTTGGCCTTAGACCTACCCTCATTTCGAAAATGACCCTTCTTTCCACAGTTAAAACACGTTCCTTTGTTAGATGCTTTGCATGTGGATTCATCTCGTTTACCATTGTCTTTGTGGTGTCTTTTAGACTTGTTTCCTTTCTTGTAGAAATCATTGCTCTTAAAGTGACCATACTTTTGATTTCTATAATAGTTGGAGGTTgatctttttctaaaaaatttccCAGAATGGTCTTTTTTTCTGGATTTTCTCTTGGATGGGGCTATGGAAGGTAAGCCATACTGAGTACAAAAGTTTCCTATTTTGTACTTAGCTTTGCTTTTGCTGGCTTGGCTCTAGATTTTCATATCTCTACACATTTTTATGCCTTCACTTCTTATCGTGCTTGATATGTCTCCATAGGTGAGGTTATCATAATCTATGACACCTAAAGGGGAACAAAGggtttctttgattttctcacCAAAGAGTGTTGGTAAGCCATTACTGAACTTCTCCTTCCAGAAAGGAGAGTTACAACCACTTCTGTGCATGACTTTGGTGGTAAAGACATCTTCATACCACTGATAATCTCCAAGGGTTTTACACCTAAGATTGCTGAGCTGGTCATAAATCCTAGATGTAATGTTGCTAGGTTTTCCCATGAAATGTTTCATGATCATATAGATCAATGTGTTTACTCCGTCAGGGATTCGTCTACCTATGTTTTCGTCAAAAATGGGGATTCCCTCCTCATTCTTTTGGATAGCACTTTTGATATCTTCCTTAAACTCTTTTGTCAGGCAGTTACTCCACCATTGCAGAAGTTTGCCTGTGAATCCTAGGGTTATGAGTTCTATGACTTCTATGTGGGGACGACCTTCATTTAGGTAGTTATTGGCTACCATGGTCATATGATGGATTTTGTTAGGATTTCTTGTTCCAATAATCCATCTATGTTCCACTCATAGAGTTTACCGGAGGATACAGAGAATTGGTTGCTAACATTTCTTTCTTCGAACTGGAGGTCAAGGGGTGTAGGCTTGGGGTACCAATTCTTAGTTAGGCTGGTCGAAGTTGGGTGGTGAAGCTTTTTTACTTCTTAGCCTCAAAACTGGTTTTCTAGTTTTTCtatctcctttttattttcagaGGAGGTTCTGCTAGAACTACTAGAGGCTGTGTGGACGTCTAAGACAACAAGCCGGGGATCCACAACAGGGGGGGAGTAAGAGGTTCCTTTTTCACTAATTCCTCTAGCTTCTGAGTAACAATTTCTAAGGCTGTCTTATCTCTAGATTTGAGACTGGCTTGCCTTGTTATTGGTAGCTTGACTAAAGGTTTCTCCAGTTGTGTAGGTTTGCTGGTATTTCTTGGCGGGAGAATTACTTTGTTCTCAACCTGCTCTTCTATTCTATCTAGTTGTTTTCCTATGACATGTAGACACTGGTTGGTGTAGTTATTTTGTGTTATAACCTTTTTAACTATGGTTTCCTCATTGGTGTGGACCTGGAAGGGGGAAGCAattattttagcatttttgtGCCTAAAGGTTATTTTTTCCAAAGGTGGGTGACTAGATCGCACAACTTCCTTGGTTTCGTCTTTTTTCCAATTTGTTTTTGTGATGACACAGGACTTTTTGTGCCATTCAAAATGgttctcaaagtattcaaagaaagggACATTGCTGGATATCTCTTTCATGAATTCTTTCCATTTTTGTAATACTTCGACTTTTTGTTCCTTGGTGTGGTTGGCTCTATATGCCTTTCTTTTGACTCTGTTTTCTTCGAAATCAAATTCCTTTCCTAAGGCCACTAAGTCAAGGATGAAGTCTCTTTTGATAACCATGATTTCGTGGTCAATAGGAGGCTCAGGGGTTTAGTAGAAATTTTCTTCTCCTTGTTGGTGTGCCATATCAATATGGGATGGAGAGGGAGTAGACTTACTATCGTTGTCTTCTTCATTGACAACTGAGTCTTGCCTAGCGGTATAGCAAGGAGTGCTAACCTGGGAGGCATTCTTTACTCTGTGGATGTCTAGACCTAAGTCTCTTCTAGACCTTAGGAATGGTGTAAGAGGCCTAGTTGAGTTGTACTAAGATGTAGGTTGGGAGGTGCTACATTGGGATGCAGATGTTTTTCTAAGAAGAATAGGGGGTTGTCTACTAGTTTGGTGGAGGTCGAGTGGGGGTTTGACTTTGGATTCATCATAGTCTAAAGGTGTTCTAAACCTAGATTGGTCAAAGCTCAATCTAACCATGCCATCAGC encodes:
- the LOC115991302 gene encoding uncharacterized protein LOC115991302, which gives rise to MVANNYLNEGRPHIEVIELITLGFTGKLLQWWSNCLTKEFKEDIKSAIQKNEEGIPIFDENIGRRIPDGVNTLIYMIMKHFMGKPSNITSRIYDQLSNLRCKTLGDYQWYEDVFTTKVMHRSGCNSPFWKEKFSNGLPTLFGEKIKETLCSPLGVIDYDNLTYGDISSTIRSEAPSKRKSRKKDHSGKFFRKRSTSNYYRNQKYGHFKSNDFYKKGNKSKRHHKDNGKRDESTCKASNKGTCFNCGKKGHFRNEGRSKAKTLINSLVSDQTGKEEILKLLELNTESDLSSSSSDNEIHQLDQLSSSSRISPSSSSGPDTTIACKDSCCRSNTINVLTKQEELLLDIIDDTEDPIIKA